ATTATTTAAAAATGATAAAGTGGTGGATACGATCAAAGGATATAAAAATTTGCTGCTCTTCACCATTATCCAGCAATCTGCCCAAAATGCAAAATATCAGTTCAATTCGGGCCCTGATCTGCTCACTGCCAGAATCAAAGATAATTCGGTCCGTTACAAATGGAACAATAAGGTCTCGCCACCGCAAATGGACATAACCGTAGACATCGAAGCTCTGCTATATGAATCTACGCATGTCTTCAATATGCCGACTCAATCGGAATATGGTGTAATTAAGCAATCACTCGATCAAGACTTGAAGATGAGCTTAGAGAAAATGCTCCGATCCTTCCAGGAGCGTAACATTGATCCCATCGGTATCGGTTCAATTGCTCGTTCGAAGGAACGGCACTGGAATGCAGAAGATTGGGACAGCATCTACCCAACCGTACAAATCAAAGTTCATGTAAACTCTAATTTTGTCGGCGATGACATGTAATATGAAGGACTCGTCATAAGTTTAAAGATTTTAATTAACGATATCCACTTTTGTTAACCCGTAATAATTGATTCACTCGCTCCGAACTGACTAACATGAGAACGGTTAACAGCAATACGGCAGCCGGAAATAAGCTGATGCCGAAGTGTGTAGCGAGCAGTCCGAATAACGGCGGAAGGAATGTGGTCCCTGTATAAGCAACAGCCATTTGGTAGCCGATTAATTTCGCAGCATGCTCCTTGCCGAATCTTGCAGGCGTCTCATGAATAAATCCAGGATAGATTGGAGCAAATCCGAGACCAATGAGAACGAACCCTGCAAGAAGGAACATCTCAGGCAGCGGCAGCAATAAGAACAGACCGCCAAGGACCGCTATGAGCTGACCTGCAAGTATTAACACCCGATTGCTTAATTTCAATGTAATAAATCCGGTAATGAAACGGCCGATCGTAATCCCGCCGTAGTAAAGCGAGATCCATACTGCGGCAGTATCTGCAGCTACATTTCTTTCCCCTACCAGATAACTCGCTCCCCATAAACCGACAGTCATCTCTACCCCACAATAAAATAAGAAAGCAACAAGTGTATATTTGACACCTCTCATCCGCAGGGGGTGCTGCGACTTGAAATTCAGCATTTCTCCGTTCGTTGAGTGAGTACTGTCTTCGATATTCGCTTGTTCCTTTATCTCATCTGATGGATGCAGCCGAGCTACCTTTTTCCACAGAGGGAGTGTGACGAAGAGCAAGAGTACAAGACTAAACTGAATCATGGAGACAGCAAAATACCCCTCTCTCCAGGAATTCTGCTCGGCGATGTAATAAGACATAATAATAGGTCCACCGGTTGCTCCTACTCCCCAGAAGCAATGCAGCCAGCTCATGTGATGCGCTTTGTAGTTAGATGCTACATAGTGATTCAGTGCAGAGTCGACTGCACCTGCTCCTAGACCAAGAGGAATCGCCAGCATAATCAGCCATACAAGTGTTGGTGCAAATGAGAAACCGATCAGCGCACCAGCTGTCAGTATACAGCTGAACAAAGTAATCTTCCCTGTTCCAAAGGCATGTATCAACTTCCCGCTCGCGAGACTCGATACAATGGTACCTGCTGCGACAATCATGGACAGCAGGCCTGCCGACTCAAAGGATGCTCCAATATCAGGCTGCATAACCGGCCACGCAGCACCCAGCATGGAATCCGGAAGGCCAAGACTAATAAAAGCTAAATAGATAATAATCAAAAACCAAGTTGCCATTTCTCCATCCCTTTCTTTCTAAGCTGTCATTCGTTAAGCTCTGTATACTTGGGCTCTAACTCACTCAGAGCCAGCCATTTCAATCCATCCGCATAATCTCGAGCCACAGAAGGCTCCAGGACAACCTCAGGACAAGTCGGAATCGCATGACTGATAAGATAGCTATTCCATTCGGTCAGGAACGCTTCTTGATCAATATGCTCCTTATATATAACGATGGTATCGGGTGCCAAGACTGCATTCACACTTTGCATAATGCGGCACGCAACTTCGTTAAAGGCTCCCGCATCTATCGGTTTGCTCCAATCTACATCGATTGGAAGGTATTTAATCTCACCGGCCATTCCGTTCTTCCCCTTGATGATGCCTCCATTTAGATACGTACCCATGCCCGGCGGATATTTCTCCGGAAAGTAAATGCCGACGATACACTGATCATCAGGTACTTGCTCCCGGTAAGCATACCCGCTTATGGCTGCATTGACATCGTTCTCAATAATAACAGGTAATCCATAGGCTGATTCCAGCTGCTCCGTCAATCGTACCCCGTAGAGCGGCTTATGACTGGTAACTGTAATTACCCCGTCAACCGATTGGCCTGGGATCCCGATTCCGATGACTTTGATGGCCTCAAATTGCTCCAGCAGCGGGTCAATACATTGGAATACAATACTTGAATTAAACTCCTGATAAACAAACCTCTCCTGCTTTAATATTTCTTCATTGAGATTCACTACACTAGCCTTGATCACATCTTCACCCTGCTCTTCCACCATATGAAGCACCAAGGCAAGACTATAGTTATAATTAAATCGATAAGTAAGGGCAGGCCTGCCGCCGCTGGACACCTGAATCTTATCTTCAAACAGCTCTCCGCTGTCTACCAAATGCTTCACTAGTGAATTGATTGTGACTACACTCAGCCCTGTCTTATTTGCAAGCTGCGGCTTGGTTCCGGTTCCACTCTGTTTCATCACTCGACGAATCATGTTCAAATTCATCTGTTTCATTAGACTTGCACTTGCTTTTTCTATGGAGATCACCTGCTATCCAATTGTGAAATAGACTTTATAAATAAACTTTATAAAGTCTATTAATTTATATACTTTATTGAAGGTCATGTCAATACCTTCTGAAATAATGAAACAAAAAAGAGGCTCCAACAAGCTGAGCCTCGGCTAATCGTTTTGAGTGCCTTTATACTTTACGAGATAACTTGTAATGACTTGCGCTCAAATTCACTTCAGGTAAACTGACTTCCTTCCCCCTGATCTCTAAGATGCTGCGAAACATAAACACCAGATGCAGCAGCAGCAGACTGTCCGTGGACTTTAGCTGCATATTCAGCAGCCGTTCCAGCTTCATTAGCCGATAAGCGGCAGTATTGCGGTGAATGAATAGTTTGGAAGCAAGCTCACTAATTTGACCTTGACAAGAAACATAGGTCTCGAGCGTTAACAGCAGATCAGGATCACCTATGACCGCATCCTCTAATCTTCCCAAATATCGGTCGACATAGAGCCGCATACTCTCTGGAGGAATAGCTTCCAGTATTACAATCAGCTCCGATTGCACAGCAGAGAAGCGATTATCTGTCACAGCAGCATTCCTCCTTCTAATCTTGCATACCTATCAGCTTCGCGGGGTTAGTTGCCACCATCTGGTAAATATCATCAGGCGAGAATTGGTAATCCAGCATTGTAGAAATCATCGTGCGCATCCCTTGAACGGGAGTCGGAGCTGCACGAATACCATAATCTGTTCCGAGCACAAACTGATCGATGCCTACTTCTCTGATTGTTTTCATCCAAGCAGTGGCATTAGAGAAACGTCCCAACTCCGCTCCCATGTCCATGTATTCTTTTTCGACGTAATAATGTGTTCTAGGTACATCCGGATACAGCCAGTCCACAAGGCAGGCTTCAAGAAAGGCACCTCTCGCTGCAGCTGCCTTCTGCTGCTCGATCGTCATCTGTCCACGCACTGGGTGGGCAATCAATACTTTCCTGATTCCGTATTCTTCTGCCAAATCCAGTAGTCTAAGTGCTTCCGGTACCGATACATGCCCGGTGTTTAAATATACCTCCGGACGCTCTGCGATCATAGACAATATTTCATGCAGTCCTTCTGAAATGGGTCCTTCTAGAGGGATGGATGTCGCTACAGGCAGCTCCTCCTGTGCAAACTTAGGGAAGGCATCTTTAAAGGGAACCAACTTGCCGTCAATCAGGGTGGACTCCCTCTCGGCAGAATGTCTTGTGCAATGGGATCCAAAACTAATGAAACGGCAGCCTTCCTCCAGATGCAGCGCTGTTTTTACAGAGCGAGGATTAATTCCACCGTGACAAGAATTCATCAGATAACCTCCATAGGTATGTATTCCCGGCACATGTCTGTTAACGATCCATGCCATTCCTGATGCCCAACCGAATACATCATAATAAACGATGCTTCTCATTCCAGCAGATGCCGCTTCCTGAGCGACCTGAATCGGATCAAAATGTCCCGGATTCGAGTTCAGAACGGGGCCGGCATGAACATGGCTGTCAATTGCGCCAATCAGCAATTCATCTGGCAATTCCATCGATCTTCTGTAAAAGGACTCATTCCACTTGGAACGGTCCGGCACTCTCGGTTGCACAGACTCTATCTTTCCTGGTACGTTCAGTTGCTGATTTAGCATGATTTGTTCCCTCCATATAATTTTCATCATTCTTCTGCATGCTATCCTTTGACTGCTCCGCTCATCACACCTGCAATGATACGAGAGCTGAATGCGAAGTATAAGACGGCTACCGGAAGCATGGACATTACCATTCCCGCCATTAACTGAGGATAGTTGGTACTATACTGAGATTTAAAATAAGACATGCCCAAGGGTACCGTTCGGAGCGATTCATCATTCAGTAACACAAGTGCGAACGAGAACTCGTTCCAACAAGCAAAGAATTGTAATATAGCAACGGTGGTAAGCACAGGTACCGCCATGGGGACAACAATTTTAAACATCGTACCGCTGAAGCTTAGTCCGTCTATAGCCGCAGCTTCTTCTATTTCTCTCGGAATTCCCACCACATAGCTGTAGATGAGCATTATCGGCATGGATAGATTGAAGGCTATGTATGGGATAATCAGTGTGTACCACTGGTCATCCAGCCCCCAATTTTTGAAGAGCAAATAGATGGGAACCAATAGAGCATGAATTGGCACCAGCATACCAAATAAATAATAGAAGATCATTAATTTTTTCCCTTTAAAATTAAGGCGTGCTGCAATATAACCCGTAACGTATGAGATTATGACAATGCCCAGAACGGATAAAAAGGTCACCCTTGCACTGTTCCAAGACAGCTGCAGCATATTGGTCAGCTCAAGTGCTTCTACGTAGTTTGCAAAATGAAGATTTTGGGGCAGGCTCAAAATACTGTTCGCGAATTCTGGTTGTGTCTTGAGGGACGAATAGACAATCCAGATAAGAGGATAAATACAACTAATAGTAAAGATAAACATAATGGCATTAACCGCCAAGCCGGCGAGCCTTGGGACGAATTTCTGAATACTGCGCTGCTTCCTGAGCTCGAGCTCCATCACAAGGCTCCCCCACTCTCATTCTGACGTTTCTGCATTACTAATGTACATAAGAGAATAATCAGCATCGTCAGCGTAATGATGGCAATAGCCAGCGCTGATCCATAGCCGTATCGGAAACGAAGAAAGGAAGTTTCATACGCATAAAGAGCCATTACTGATGAAGCGTTACCCGGTCCACCACCGGTCAGCGCATATATATGCTCAAAACCACGCATATTGTTGGCTATACATAGGAGGGATGCGACGAGAAGTGTTGGTTTTGCTAGTGGGATCATGATATACCATGCTTTGCGTATGCCTGTAGCTCCATCCAGTTCTGCTACTTCCAGCACTTCTTTGTTAATGGAGGACAGGCCGGCAAGCATGAGAAGAGTAAAGAAACCAATATTTTGCCAAGATAACGGTATGGATACTAACAATACAATAGGGCCCGTCAAATCCAGCCAAGATTGTGCCCATTCTCCAAGTCCTGCTCCACGAAGACCTCCGTTTAACAGACCGTAGTTGTAGTTGTAGATCATCATCCACAAGAAGGCGATAATGACGGGTGCAAGCGTAGAGGGAAAATAACTCATTGTGCGGTGCAGCCCTTTCATCTTAACCAGCTTTGACATGAGCAAGAGAGCAAATACAAAACCAAGCCCCACTTGTCCAATCAATCCGTACACCGTCATGAGTACATTGTTCACAAATGCAGTCCAAAACACCTCATCCTGCAGCTCCTTGTAATTATCCATGCCAATAAAAGTCTTCTTCGGACCACCTGTCCATGAATAGAAGCTGTCGCGAAAGGCTGCAAGGATGGGTAATAGGACGACAAAAGAATAAACCAACAATCCTGGCAGCAGGTACAGTAGAATTAGCCACCCCTTGGGTCTCAGCGCCTTTCCCATAAATCCAGATCACCCCCTACTAATCTTCGAGTCGTATACTTAGGTATAAGATTATTAAGGCTTATTTAGAAATGTCTCGTATGCACGCTGGGTGCTTTCAGCAAATTTCTCGGGTGTAATGGATCCTGCCATTACCCCTTGAATCTCCGTATTAATAACTTCAACGATAGAAGCGTCAAACCACAGGTCGAAGATCTTGGTCGCTTCTGCCGCCGCACTAGCCTCATAGGCAGCGAGTGCTATGGGATGAAGTTTGGAAGTATCGAATGTTCCGGGATCATAAGCGGGAAAGCCGCCTACTTCTGCCATCAGCTTCGCGCTGTCAGCTCCTGTCAAGTACTCAAGGAGTGTCATCATCGCATCCAGCTTCTTTCCTGGCTCTACTTTAGAGTTGATGCTATAATATACTCCCGCTCCTCCAGATGAACTGAGTGCATGACCAAGTCCGGCTTCTACTCCCGGGAATACAGCTACTCGTGTAGTCTCCTTAATATGGCTTGGCGCATTGTTGACAATGTTCATTGCCGACCATATTCCACTGACAAATGCTGCAGAACGTCCCTCGAAATAGTAATTGACCATCGTCTCGGTATCAATCGAGTTGAGATCCTTGTTTAAGTATCCGGCGCTAGCTAGATCACTCATTATCGTAACAGCCTCTACAAACCCATCATCCGTAAACTTGGCCCCGTCTTTTGCTAATATAGATTCCGTCCATTCAGGACCAGTGAACCGGTCTGTCAACGCACTGATCCAGCTGGAAATGGCATAACCTTTTGATTTGTCACCGTATGAAAAGAGATTTATTCCTTTATCCGCGAGTCTTTGACCGGCTTGCATCAATTCGCCCCATGAGGTTGGAAATTCGGTAAATCCAGCTTCCGAAAATAGTTCTGCATTGTAGTATATTAAATGTGTTGGACCTGCGGCGATCGGAATTCCATACACCTGACCGTTTCTTGTCCCTGCATCCAGCGTTCCAGGCCGATATCCATCTCTCCACTCAGGTCGTTTCCCCAGCTCTGTATCCAGAGGGAGTACAATTTCATTATTTACGAAGTTGGTCATCCACGATCCAGGTACGATGAATACGTCCGGCATATCATCTGCAGCCGCAAGCGCCTGTGCTTTAATCGAGTAATCCTCGTTCTGCAGCTGCTCTTCTACCACTTCGATGTCAGGGTAATCTTTCCTGAACCTATCAAGGCCATCCAACACAGCTGTATCCTCAGGACTCTTACCTATATTCGATTTTTGATACCTGTGCATTACAGTGATCGTCATTTTATCTTCGTCGCCGCTCATCGTTTCACTATCTGTAGGTCCACCACATGCCGTCAGTCCACTCGATAACGCTAGGATCAAAGCCAGAATCATAGGTGCTTTTTTCAACTCTCCCCACTCCTTTGTATTCGTTTCAGGAAGATTTGGAATCCAAGATTGGATACAATCCGCAGCAAAAAAAATTCACTGAAAAATTTCTTTGAAATTCAGTGTGGTTACTGACTTTTCCGAAAAATTAAGCGATCGCTCAATTTGCCATAAATGATCGGTCATAATCTGAACCGCTTCTTGTTCATCTTTGCGGATAATCGCCTTAATTAGCTCTTGATGATCTTGGCAAAAGCTTTTATTGGTTCCGTATATTGCAATAATGACAGAAGTTAGTGATATTAACTCTTCTAGAAAGTGAAAATAGTAATAATTATCTGCCAGCTCTGCCAGCTTCAAATGAATATCTACGGTGACATCAAGCGCTCCTACTATGTCTCCCTCATGGCTGGCCTTATGTTCCTCCAGTACTAGAGTCTCCAGTGGACCGAGCTGTTCTGGCTTGACAATGGTACATAGCTTTTTGACCATCGAGGACTCTATAACCCTCCTCATTTCAAATACTTCTCTCGCTTCTTGCGCACTGGGACAGGATACAAATGCACCTCTGTACGGAATATCTGTAACCAGCTTCTCGATCGCCAATCTTCTAAGCACATTTCGAATTGGAGTTCGGCTGACTTGAAAAGCTTCAGCGAGCGAGTCCTCAACTAATTGAGTATTCGGAAGAAGCTTATGCTGAGTTATCGCCAATTTGATTGCCTTGTAGATTTCCATCTCCTTTCGCTTGCTCATATTTTCACTCCGTCCTGTAGAATAGTTACCATTCGATTAAGATTGAATTCTTAATTTGATATTATGATAATTTTAGTGCTTCATTAGGTCAATATAATTGACACTATTTCGGAATCGTGCACAAAATTATTTAATTATTCAACCTATTCATGTTCATATTCAAGTCATCACCCAAATAAAATAACATTATATGTTAGTTTTTGATCAGTATAAATAGATACAAGCTCGCTGTGTAACCCCTGCCCTATTTTGTGAAGCATATCAACGTGGAACATGGCAACAAAAAAGCTATCCCTGCGTTATTACGCGTCAGGATAGCTTTAAGGTTTTGATTGACCATTCACTAACTTACTTTCGCTTTAGCTTATTGGTTTGACTCATCAAATATAATAAATAAGGTGTTCCCAGCAGTGCAGTAACAATGCCCGAAGGCAATTCCTTCGGAATGATCACCACTCTACCGATCAAATCCGCACCGGCCAGGAGGATGCCACCGATTAAAGCAGCGATCACCATTGACTTCCGATGGTTGGAGCCTACGAGCATCCTTGCCGCATGAGGTGCAAGTAATCCGATGAAACCAACAGAGCCGACATTAGCCGCTGCGATTGAAGCAAGGAGTACAGAAATGACCGCAACATAGATACGCGTATTCCGAACATGAAGCCCAAGACCATTGGATGTATCTTCACTGAAGGTCAACAGGTCAACCCTTCGTCCCAGCCATGCTGCAAGCGGTAGCAGAATAAGGATTGCGGGAAGAATACGTAAGACCTCTGTCCAGCTTCGATTGTAGGTGCTGCCTGCCATCCATGACAAGGCAGGTGCGACATCTAGCTCGGCATGGATAATCATTAGATTAATAATTGCGGATCCAAAGGCAGCCACAGCGATCCCAACGAGTGTAAGAACCGTTGGATGAAGTCCCCTTTTCCAGGATACCGCATAGACAATCGCAGCAGCGACGATTCCACCAATCACCGCACCAACTGGAATCCAATTCGCAGATAATGCCGGAAAGCTAACCATTATGAGCAATGCTCCAGCTCCTGCGCCACTAGTAACTCCGACGACCTGAGGATCACCGAGCGGATTACGAACAGCATTTTGCAGTAAGCATCCACTGACGGCAATCGCCATACCTGATAAACCAGCAGTCAGGAGCCTAGGCAGCCTGTTATCCAGCAGAATTGAGCGATACATTTCGTCACCGCCTCCGGTGAATAATGCGGCTACTTCCGCAAATGGGATGTACAAGCTTCCATTCATCAGACTGACGATCCATACAAGCACCAACAATCCACCGAATATACCAACAAGCAATGGATATGGCATCCGACGCAGGCTGGTCCCTGTCATCATGGAGCTGCCAGAACTATCACTGCTGCCAATCATCGATCGGGATACACGCAAGGCAAGCCATATAAGACAAGGAGCTCCGATCATTGCCGTTATTGCACCAACCGGTAATTCCCCGTATGCATCGACAAATGTACGGGAGATGGTATCAGCACCTACTAACAGAGCTGCACCCCATAGAGCAGCAAGCGGAATTAATCCCCCGTGTCGATTCACTCCGGACAATCGCACAAGATGAGGTGCAACGAGTCCGATAAATCCGATAGGACCTACCACACTTACCGTAACACAGGCTAGCAATACGGAAGCACCCATGGCAAGGAAGCGAATCGTCCCTACTTTTTGTCCAATGGAACGTGCGGATTCTTCGTTTAGTGTCAGCACATCCCATTGCCTTACTCCCATGATCAGCACAAGGAGCCCGCCTATAATCCAAGGCCATGTAAAGTTGACTCCGTCCCAGTCATTCTGAATCAGTGATCCCGAGCCCCATAAAAAAATACCTTGAGTCGTCTGCTGATTCAGCAGCAGCAGCGCACTTGTCACCGAGGATAACACAAGGGTTACGATCATCCCTGATAAGGCAATTCGAAGCGGAGAACCCTTTGTTTTGCCCGCAAGCGCAAACACGGACAGGGCAGCTAGAGTCCCCCCGATGACCGCCAAGGGCAGTGCATACATATGCTGAAGTCCTGGCCAGAAGATCATGCCTGCGACGACAGCCAGGTAAGCACCGGCGTTAACACCAAGGGTCGTCTCTGATGCGAGCGGATTTCGCGTAACAGTTTGCATCAGCACACCTGATACCGCAAGTGCTGCGCCAGCCAAGAGACCTATCACTGTTCTGGGCAGCCGAACACTGCGGATCATGTGATGCTCTGCCAGATCCTGAGGAGTTGTCAGGGCCTGCACCACGGTCTTGACGGATATATCAGCTAAACCTTGAGTCAGGCTGAGAAATGTAAGTAATAACAGCGATACAACTCCTGCTACTAGCATCCATAACGGCTTCCAGCCCCTCCCCGATGCGACGGAGGGGGCTGGATGAATGCTCGCAGGCTCAGAACCTTGAGCCCGATATTTCCCTAATTTCATTGTGTAAGCAAATCAGCCGTCTTCTGTGCCATGACCTGTGCGGATAATGGGCCGCCGTATGGCCACATATCACCGCCAAGCGCATATACACGATTCTCTTTAACGAAATTCAGTCCATTCCAGACCGGATTGTCCTTCAGCTGATTATCGATGACATTATCGCTTTCTTGAATAATATGAAGGAAATTCGCATCTTCCAGAGCTGGCAGAGCTTCTACATCCGTCGTTGTGAAGCCGTAAGGTTCAAATTGACTAGGCTTATATGCGTTCGTCAAGCCGATGTGCTCCAAAATCTTGACCGCAAGTGAATTATCCGTCGATATACGGAAGGTTACTGCATTTTGGTTGCTGAATCCCATGGCAAGTGCAAACGGACGTTCAGTCATACCGGCCTCTTCCAATTTCGCTTTGGAGTCAGCATAGGCTTGATCCAGCTCACTGAGTACTTTTTCTGCTTCGTCTTTCTTGTCCAGCACGTCTGCGATCGTATTAAAAGTACTCAGCATCTCTTCATACTGATCTCCTTCT
This sequence is a window from Paenibacillus urinalis. Protein-coding genes within it:
- a CDS encoding ABC transporter substrate-binding protein; its protein translation is MKKAPMILALILALSSGLTACGGPTDSETMSGDEDKMTITVMHRYQKSNIGKSPEDTAVLDGLDRFRKDYPDIEVVEEQLQNEDYSIKAQALAAADDMPDVFIVPGSWMTNFVNNEIVLPLDTELGKRPEWRDGYRPGTLDAGTRNGQVYGIPIAAGPTHLIYYNAELFSEAGFTEFPTSWGELMQAGQRLADKGINLFSYGDKSKGYAISSWISALTDRFTGPEWTESILAKDGAKFTDDGFVEAVTIMSDLASAGYLNKDLNSIDTETMVNYYFEGRSAAFVSGIWSAMNIVNNAPSHIKETTRVAVFPGVEAGLGHALSSSGGAGVYYSINSKVEPGKKLDAMMTLLEYLTGADSAKLMAEVGGFPAYDPGTFDTSKLHPIALAAYEASAAAEATKIFDLWFDASIVEVINTEIQGVMAGSITPEKFAESTQRAYETFLNKP
- the fhuB gene encoding Fe(3+)-hydroxamate ABC transporter permease FhuB, translating into MKLGKYRAQGSEPASIHPAPSVASGRGWKPLWMLVAGVVSLLLLTFLSLTQGLADISVKTVVQALTTPQDLAEHHMIRSVRLPRTVIGLLAGAALAVSGVLMQTVTRNPLASETTLGVNAGAYLAVVAGMIFWPGLQHMYALPLAVIGGTLAALSVFALAGKTKGSPLRIALSGMIVTLVLSSVTSALLLLNQQTTQGIFLWGSGSLIQNDWDGVNFTWPWIIGGLLVLIMGVRQWDVLTLNEESARSIGQKVGTIRFLAMGASVLLACVTVSVVGPIGFIGLVAPHLVRLSGVNRHGGLIPLAALWGAALLVGADTISRTFVDAYGELPVGAITAMIGAPCLIWLALRVSRSMIGSSDSSGSSMMTGTSLRRMPYPLLVGIFGGLLVLVWIVSLMNGSLYIPFAEVAALFTGGGDEMYRSILLDNRLPRLLTAGLSGMAIAVSGCLLQNAVRNPLGDPQVVGVTSGAGAGALLIMVSFPALSANWIPVGAVIGGIVAAAIVYAVSWKRGLHPTVLTLVGIAVAAFGSAIINLMIIHAELDVAPALSWMAGSTYNRSWTEVLRILPAILILLPLAAWLGRRVDLLTFSEDTSNGLGLHVRNTRIYVAVISVLLASIAAANVGSVGFIGLLAPHAARMLVGSNHRKSMVIAALIGGILLAGADLIGRVVIIPKELPSGIVTALLGTPYLLYLMSQTNKLKRK
- a CDS encoding MFS transporter, yielding MATWFLIIIYLAFISLGLPDSMLGAAWPVMQPDIGASFESAGLLSMIVAAGTIVSSLASGKLIHAFGTGKITLFSCILTAGALIGFSFAPTLVWLIMLAIPLGLGAGAVDSALNHYVASNYKAHHMSWLHCFWGVGATGGPIIMSYYIAEQNSWREGYFAVSMIQFSLVLLLFVTLPLWKKVARLHPSDEIKEQANIEDSTHSTNGEMLNFKSQHPLRMRGVKYTLVAFLFYCGVEMTVGLWGASYLVGERNVAADTAAVWISLYYGGITIGRFITGFITLKLSNRVLILAGQLIAVLGGLFLLLPLPEMFLLAGFVLIGLGFAPIYPGFIHETPARFGKEHAAKLIGYQMAVAYTGTTFLPPLFGLLATHFGISLFPAAVLLLTVLMLVSSERVNQLLRVNKSGYR
- a CDS encoding carbohydrate ABC transporter permease gives rise to the protein MELELRKQRSIQKFVPRLAGLAVNAIMFIFTISCIYPLIWIVYSSLKTQPEFANSILSLPQNLHFANYVEALELTNMLQLSWNSARVTFLSVLGIVIISYVTGYIAARLNFKGKKLMIFYYLFGMLVPIHALLVPIYLLFKNWGLDDQWYTLIIPYIAFNLSMPIMLIYSYVVGIPREIEEAAAIDGLSFSGTMFKIVVPMAVPVLTTVAILQFFACWNEFSFALVLLNDESLRTVPLGMSYFKSQYSTNYPQLMAGMVMSMLPVAVLYFAFSSRIIAGVMSGAVKG
- a CDS encoding carbohydrate ABC transporter permease, yielding MGKALRPKGWLILLYLLPGLLVYSFVVLLPILAAFRDSFYSWTGGPKKTFIGMDNYKELQDEVFWTAFVNNVLMTVYGLIGQVGLGFVFALLLMSKLVKMKGLHRTMSYFPSTLAPVIIAFLWMMIYNYNYGLLNGGLRGAGLGEWAQSWLDLTGPIVLLVSIPLSWQNIGFFTLLMLAGLSSINKEVLEVAELDGATGIRKAWYIMIPLAKPTLLVASLLCIANNMRGFEHIYALTGGGPGNASSVMALYAYETSFLRFRYGYGSALAIAIITLTMLIILLCTLVMQKRQNESGGAL
- a CDS encoding DUF6282 family protein — encoded protein: MLNQQLNVPGKIESVQPRVPDRSKWNESFYRRSMELPDELLIGAIDSHVHAGPVLNSNPGHFDPIQVAQEAASAGMRSIVYYDVFGWASGMAWIVNRHVPGIHTYGGYLMNSCHGGINPRSVKTALHLEEGCRFISFGSHCTRHSAERESTLIDGKLVPFKDAFPKFAQEELPVATSIPLEGPISEGLHEILSMIAERPEVYLNTGHVSVPEALRLLDLAEEYGIRKVLIAHPVRGQMTIEQQKAAAARGAFLEACLVDWLYPDVPRTHYYVEKEYMDMGAELGRFSNATAWMKTIREVGIDQFVLGTDYGIRAAPTPVQGMRTMISTMLDYQFSPDDIYQMVATNPAKLIGMQD
- a CDS encoding ABC transporter substrate-binding protein, which encodes MRNAKSLVFIVLMFALVLAGCGGGSGTASNETSGSGESTNPPAQSADSNTSEPQTRTIKHVLGETEITGVPQRVVALEWLYAEDVMALGVQPVGIADIEGMNTWVDIPVEIGGDVTDVGTRQEPNLEIIASLKPDLIIGLKSNLGSNYEAYTKIAPTLVFDPYPAEGEGDQYEEMLSTFNTIADVLDKKDEAEKVLSELDQAYADSKAKLEEAGMTERPFALAMGFSNQNAVTFRISTDNSLAVKILEHIGLTNAYKPSQFEPYGFTTTDVEALPALEDANFLHIIQESDNVIDNQLKDNPVWNGLNFVKENRVYALGGDMWPYGGPLSAQVMAQKTADLLTQ
- a CDS encoding GntR family transcriptional regulator, whose translation is MSKRKEMEIYKAIKLAITQHKLLPNTQLVEDSLAEAFQVSRTPIRNVLRRLAIEKLVTDIPYRGAFVSCPSAQEAREVFEMRRVIESSMVKKLCTIVKPEQLGPLETLVLEEHKASHEGDIVGALDVTVDIHLKLAELADNYYYFHFLEELISLTSVIIAIYGTNKSFCQDHQELIKAIIRKDEQEAVQIMTDHLWQIERSLNFSEKSVTTLNFKEIFQ
- a CDS encoding PucR family transcriptional regulator, which encodes MTDNRFSAVQSELIVILEAIPPESMRLYVDRYLGRLEDAVIGDPDLLLTLETYVSCQGQISELASKLFIHRNTAAYRLMKLERLLNMQLKSTDSLLLLHLVFMFRSILEIRGKEVSLPEVNLSASHYKLSRKV
- a CDS encoding ROK family protein, producing the protein MKQMNLNMIRRVMKQSGTGTKPQLANKTGLSVVTINSLVKHLVDSGELFEDKIQVSSGGRPALTYRFNYNYSLALVLHMVEEQGEDVIKASVVNLNEEILKQERFVYQEFNSSIVFQCIDPLLEQFEAIKVIGIGIPGQSVDGVITVTSHKPLYGVRLTEQLESAYGLPVIIENDVNAAISGYAYREQVPDDQCIVGIYFPEKYPPGMGTYLNGGIIKGKNGMAGEIKYLPIDVDWSKPIDAGAFNEVACRIMQSVNAVLAPDTIVIYKEHIDQEAFLTEWNSYLISHAIPTCPEVVLEPSVARDYADGLKWLALSELEPKYTELNE